From one Drosophila subpulchrella strain 33 F10 #4 breed RU33 chromosome 3L, RU_Dsub_v1.1 Primary Assembly, whole genome shotgun sequence genomic stretch:
- the LOC119555554 gene encoding tRNA pseudouridine synthase-like 1, which translates to MHRYLLNISYIGTTFRGIQKTVNKLEQSRLDTQSIQGCLELALRVFHPTNEIQTVLSSRTDAGVHALHSTVHVDLERPNGQPYDNDILVGVLNRTFDKQRLPIRVLSSQLVDDSFHCRYHATGRTYLYRFAVAKDPPAADKNLRNKAYEAFIPVEEIDRCYFLQSPSFDIERVKAAARMFIGVHDFRTFMSVSRQKGPSRDHPMFTVRKIDEINIRPGRSLALAPNASLASETYNYWDIEIKAKSFLYKQVRRIVGALIALGNGRIDERCLYQMLTIPSKNSWDHRVLLAPACGLYLCRVHYRDACN; encoded by the exons ATGCACAGGTATTTGCTGAACATTTCGTACATTGGCACGACTTTTCG TGGTATCCAGAAGACGGTGAACAAATTGGAGCAGTCGCGCCTGGACACCCAGTCGATTCAGGGCTGTTTGGAGTTGGCGCTTCGGGTTTTCCATCCCACAAACGAAATACAGACAGTGCTCTCCAGTCG CACAGACGCCGGAGTTCACGCCCTTCACTCGACGGTTCATGTCGATCTGGAGCGGCCTAATGGACAGCCCTATGACAATGACATTCTAGTGGGAGTCCTCAATCGGACCTTTGACAAACAGCGTCTTCCCATCCGAGTGCTGAGCAGCCAGTTGGTGGACGACTCCTTCCACTGCCGCTACCACGCCACTGGACGTACCTACTTGTACCGCTTTGCCGTCGCGAAAGATCCGCCCGCGGCAGACAAGAATCTCCGGAACAAGGCCTACGAGGCCTTCATACCCGTGGAGGAAATCGATCGTTGTTATTTTCTGCA ATCCCCCAGCTTTGACATCGAAAGGGTGAAGGCCGCGGCGCGCATGTTCATCGGCGTCCACGACTTTCGCACTTTTATGAGCGTCAGCCGGCAGAAAGGCCCTAGTCGGGATCACCCCATGTTCACGGTGCGCAAAATCGACGAGATCAACATACGTCCAGGTAGATCACTTGCTCTGGCCCCGAACGCCTCTCTGGCATCCGAAACCTACAACTACTGGGACATCGAGATCAAGGCCAAGTCGTTTCTGTACAAGCAAGTAAGGCGCATTGTCGGGGCGTTGATTGCCTTGGGCAACGGCCGCATCGACGAGCGGTGCCTCTACCAGATGCTCACTATTCCCTCGAAGAACTCTTGGGACCATCGCGTGCTTTTGGCGCCTGCCTGCGGGCTATACCTGTGCCGAGTGCACTACCGAGACGCCTGCAACTAA
- the LOC119555555 gene encoding dual specificity protein phosphatase 19 has protein sequence MILLYELQKRLANLRPTATVVTTPTGARFIERRSSGSEEGTASSSQQLEPRQYGFVVDTKPDAVPACILSDFLYLGSQDAVCAGNVVKYRITHILSVGIQTPDVEWPTPVKCKYLPCLDLPETDLTHYVLPVSLDFIDEARRSQGCVLVHCNAGVSRSASVVIGYLMQRRDMSYEDAYNLVKSWRPSIQPNAGFMQQLKRSAKI, from the coding sequence ATGATACTGCTGTATGAGCTGCAAAAGCGGCTGGCCAATCTGAGACCCACCGCCACTGTCGTAACCACTCCCACCGGTGCCCGCTTCATTGAGCGGCGATCGTCCGGCAGCGAGGAGGGCACAGCCTCGAGTTCGCAGCAGTTGGAGCCGCGTCAATATGGCTTTGTCGTGGATACGAAGCCCGATGCTGTGCCCGCCTGCATTCTGAGCGACTTTCTGTACCTCGGCTCCCAGGACGCAGTCTGCGCGGGCAATGTTGTGAAGTACAGGATAACGCATATTCTGAGCGTCGGCATACAGACGCCGGATGTGGAGTGGCCGACGCCAGTGAAATGTAAGTACTTGCCCTGCCTGGATCTGCCGGAAACCGACCTGACTCACTACGTCCTCCCCGTGTCCCTTGACTTTATCGACGAGGCCCGCCGGTCGCAGGGTTGTGTGCTCGTTCACTGCAACGCCGGCGTTTCGCGATCCGCCTCCGTGGTCATTGGCTATTTAATGCAACGCCGGGACATGAGCTACGAGGATGCGTACAATCTGGTCAAATCCTGGAGGCCAAGCATTCAGCCCAATGCGGGATTCATGCAGCAGTTGAAGAGGTCCGCTAAAATTTAG
- the LOC119555549 gene encoding ras association domain-containing protein 10, protein MPANTMTSSEPAVNGFGPQSLPTPGDDDDDSLSSLSDNLSIWIDGEEHWISGVDASTTCADLICALISYQSVQQDTLPKEDALAARLGGLEPSQKHPAQTPQEFAIVQKQRHYEEYLDGSARLFDVITSRHALPKEECQLQLRHLAISTRKHTPTTDKDSGMGSPVDSSRSMRFRRRGRHKVLPSTKTAESTSIKQPKRSRKLQQRNHQHITPNESLLNIILAQDETILQQMSMLHEKDRQILKIEEEKHRVRERELGKNYLLETYLKDLDEPQENGPEDREVFEEEIQRLHEDDKDYRPPNDGDTAKDEICLYWLEKIHAVNKQLQREEELLLSLHAKVRRHQVKRAYQTKSEVLLQIDRLDTELAAQVSDIHRVERKLFTANEQLKAKLGVLECLGREFETTVSRGDPEAAAAESDETDEAPQSPSVDIHQSGNRTPVLMGHTRRRVTQQELTDRNLKDRLVPDKGLSKQMFKVSTSPDPPTPTVLRREFSLSQVPKTDIQHLGTLV, encoded by the exons ATGCCAGCAAACACAATGACCAGTAGTGAGCCAGCGGTTAATGGCTTTGGGCCCCAGAGCTTGCCAACGCCAGgagacgacgacgacgactcGCTATCCTCGCTGTCGGACAACCTGTCGATTTGGATCGACGGCGAGGAGCACTGGATATCCGGCGTGGACGCCAGCACCACCTGTGCAGATCTAATCTGCGCGTTAATCAGCTACCAAAGCGTTCAGCAAGATACGTTACCTAAAGAAGATGCCCTCGCTGCTCGTCTGGGGGGGCTAGAGCCCAGCCAAAAACATCCCGCCCAGACGCCACAGGAGTTTGCCATCGTGCAGAAGCAGCGGCACTACGAGGAGTACTTGGACGGCAGTGCCAGGCTCTTTGATGTTATCACCAGCCGTCACGCTTTGCCGAAGGAGGAA TGCCAGCTTCAGCTTCGCCACTTGGCCATTTCGACCCGCAAGCACACCCCGACCACGGACAAGGACAGTGGTATGGGCAGTCCAGTGGACAGTTCGCGAAGCATGCGCTTCCGGCGGCGGGGCAGGCACAAGGTGCTACCCTCCACTAAGACCGCGGAAAGCACCAGCATTAAGCAGCCAAAGAGAAGCCGGAAACTACAGCAGAGGAACCATCAACACATTACTCCGAACGAGAGTCTGCTGAACATTATCCTGGCCCAGGATGAGACCATACTCCAGCAGATGTCCATGTTGCA cgagaaagacagacagattTTGAAAATCGAGGAGGAGAAGCACCGGGTGCGTGAACGAGAATTGGGTAAAAACTACCTGCTTGAGACATATCTGAAGGACTTGGATGAGCCCCAGGAAAACGGACCAGAAGACCGTGAAGTCTTCGAAGAGGAAATACAGAGATTACACGAGGATG ATAAGGACTACCGACCGCCAAACGATGGTGACACCGCCAAGGACGAGATTTGCCTGTATTGGCTGGAGAAGATTCATGCGGTAAACAAGCAACTGCAGCGGGAGGAGGAACTGCTGCTCAGCCTGCACGCCAAGGTGCGAAGACACCAGGTGAAGCGGGCCTATCAAACGAAGAGCGAGGTGCTACTGCAAATCGATAGACTCGATACAGAGCTGGCGGCTCAGGTGTCGGATATCCACCGAGTGGAACGGAAGCTTTTCACGGCCAATGAACAGCTAAAAGCCAAGCTGGGTGTGCTTGAATGTTTGGGTCGCGAATTCGAGACAACGGTATCGAGAGGCGATCCAGAAGCCGCTGCCGCTGAAAGCGATGAAACTGATGAAGCGCCACAAAGCCCATCAGTTGATATCCACCAGTCTGGGAATCGTACGCCAGTTTTAATGGGACACACCAGGCGCCGCGTGACGCAGCAAGAACTGACGGACAGGAACTTAAAGGATCGACTAGTACCCGACAAGGGATTATCAAAGCAAATGTTCAAAGTGAGCACATCACCAGATCCTCCTACCCCAACCGTCCTCAGAAGAGAATTTTCACTTTCGCAAGTTCCGAAAACGGACATTCAACACCTAGGCACCCTCGTTTAA
- the LOC119555553 gene encoding mitochondrial carrier homolog 2, with amino-acid sequence MAGFPEYAHGEETEINGWIRFGLRLGVSAALHPFEYSKTLIQLGYEPIAAMPGKSLLGKPIMKLPNIFQYAGHIRRVDGLYGCYRGLAPKLVGSMVAMVVSERVADKLGLEQPEEIKDDSQLSEEEMYVQFKSSLKRDIVLTVSGIVASHPFHVISLRMMAQFVGRETLYTSIVGSVAEIWKTEGIVGFFAGLVPKLLCDVACLVLSSSTIYILNKYVIKDKLGRQYNAGFTQFAVSSLLYPLQVVSTCAAVSGSRLMAGQPPIMPAYKNWVDCWNDLQVRGELKRGSSLFWRSQAISSPIIPTSFAPLPKLARYQ; translated from the exons ATGGCCGGCTTCCCCGAGTACGCCCACGGCGAGGAGACGGAGATCAATGGCTGGATACGCTTCGGACTGCGGCTGGGCGTCAGCGCAGCCCTGCATCCGTTCGAGTACTCCAAGACGCTCATCCAGCTGGGCTACGAGCCCATCGCTGCGATGCCCGGCAAGTCGCTGCTGGGCAAGCCGATCATGAAGCTGCCGAACATCTTCCAGTACG CTGGCCACATACGGCGGGTCGACGGCCTCTACGGCTGCTATCGCGGTCTGGCCCCCAAACTGGTGGGCTCCATGGTGGCCATGGTGGTGAGCGAACGAGTGGCCGACAAACTGGGCCTGGAGCAGCCGGAGGAGATCAAAGACGACTCCCAGCTCAGCGAGGAGGAGAT GTACGTCCAGTTCAAGTCGAGTCTGAAGCGGGACATTGTACTGACGGTCAGCGGAATCGTGGCCTCGCATCCCTTCCACGTGATCTCGCTGCGCATGATGGCGCAGTTCGTCGGCCGCGAGACCTTGTACACCTCTATCGTGGGCTCTGTTGCCGAGATCTGGAAGACTGAGGGCATCGTGGGCTTCTTCGCCGGCCTGGTGCCAAAGCTGCTGTGCGATGTGGCCTGCCTCGTGCTGAGCAGCTCCACCATCTACATCCTGAACAAATACGTCATTAAGGACAAGTTGGGCAGGCAGTACAACGCTGGTTTCACACAGTTCGCTGTTTCCAGCCTGCTGTATCCGCTGCAGGTGGTCTCCACCTGCGCGGCGGTAAGTGGTTCGCGCCTGATGGCCGGCCAACCGCCTATTATGCCGGCCTACAAGAACTGGGTGGACTGTTGGAACGATTTGCAGGTTCGCGGTGAGCTCAAGCGCGGAAGCTCTCTTTTCTGGCG GTCCCAAGCCATCAGCTCCCCGATTATACCTACCTCCTTTGCGCCTCTGCCCAAGCTGGCGCGTTATCAGTAG